The Flavobacterium faecale genomic sequence TAGCTTTCTCAGTTTGATCGACAGTAAAATCTGCGGTAACAACCTTATTGTTTTTTAAAATATAAGCTCTTCCTCCATTTCTGGGTAATTCATCACCTATAGTACTGTTGTTTGAAGTTTTGGAAAAAAGTGTCTGACCTTTACCAATCAAACGCATTGTCAAAATTTTGTTTTTCTCTTCAATAATTAGCTCTCCTTTTGATTGATAGTCAGTTATTTCAATGCTCTCTTTTAAGAAATTAAAACTTATTCTGTTGAAATAATGCATCGCAAACACATCAAAATCAATAGATTGCAAAACACCGTTTTTCCATTTTTTCGAAATATAAGATTTGCTTTCTTTTTTATATTCCATTCCATCGAATACTTTTCCATCTTTGAAGGTAGATTTCAAATCATATTCTGGAAAAGAGTATTTCTCCATGTTTTTTAAATAGTCATTCGAATATTGGTGTTTTAGAATTCCATTTTCATAATACTCGATTGTTTTAATCTCATTACCATCTTCTCTGAAAAACCCATCAAAGGGTAATCCATTTTTGTATGTACCTGTGTAAATTTGTTGAGGTACATCGAGTAAAATAAACTGTTCTGAATAACTCACGCTTTGTATTTGATTATCCTTATACGATCGAACAATTTTTTTATTAGGCATACCATTACGCTCGTAACTAGTTTCTTCAATTATAAAACCGTTTTCATAAGTTACCATCATTTCATCATCATGATATGTACCATCAAAAAATTTCCCGTTTTTACATATAATTCTTGAAACCACCTCTCCATCCTTATAATATACGCTTTCACCGTTTCGTAGACCGTTTATTAAAGTGTGCGTTTCTATTGGTTTTAAAAAATTATAATTGAAAATAATTTGTTTCCCCGTCTTAATAAAATTATTTATTTGTACAATTTCATTCCTGTCTTTCTCTGGGTCTTCAATAAGAAACGAACCTTGATAGGGTTTACCCTCCTTAATGGTTCCTTTTGTAATAATACTATCTTTATCTGTCTTGGTCGTTACTTCGCCAACTTGTGCACCATTGCTGTAGGTGGCGTGGATAAAAATTTGCGATGAAAATTTTTCTACAAAATTGCCTTGATAAGGCTTACCATTTTTCCAAACTTGCTTATTTTCTATGTTTCCTGCTGTGTTGTACACTAGTGCCTCTCCATCTTGTTTCCCTTTCTTATAATTGACTATACTACTCATTTTTCCGTTAGGATAAAAGGATACTATTTTCCCTTGAATAGCCCTTTCTACGTAGGGCGTTATAGATTTTACACCTACAACAAAATTATTTTGAGTGTAATACTCATACGTATTTCCGTTTTTAATTTTGTAGCCATAGTCAATATCTTGCTGTAGAATACTTTGTAGACTATTTCCAGATTTATCATAATTTTTTTGACCAATCAATTTAGGATTATCATAGTCATTGATTAGTTTAAAAGCTTTGGATTGCGCTAATTGCTGCCCTCCCGACCAAAATAATTTTTCATAAATGTTAGCTTGAGGCTGTACTGCTGTTTTTGATGGTAAACTCTCATCATAAACCATAACAGCTGTCGTCTGCTCTCCATCTGCTTTCTCCTGTAGTAACGATTTTCCATAATAGTGTTCTATTCTATATAAATTATTAAAGTTACCACTGACTGGCTTTTTGTAATGAAATTTTCCTGACATTAGAACAGAACCATCTTTTTTGTAAATGGTCGTTGCACCCTCTTTTACTTCATTTTTATAGTTCACCTTCTTCCATAATTTTCCGTCAGGATAGTAGTAGGTAAGCTCTGGAACCTGAGAAATATTATAATACTGAGATGAATTTGAATCCATTCCATTTTCATCATACCAATAAATATCTCCAACCTTCTGTTCTTGTTCTTTTTTGAGAAAATATCCCTGCATTTGTAGATTTCCGTTTTTGTAATAATCCCTAACGAAAACTAAATCTCCAATTTCTTTCAATGGCATGGGTCTGTAATAGGTGTAGTTTTCTTTGGTACAAACCTTCCAATCACTATCATAATAAATCGCCGTTTTTTCTTGAGAATAGCATGCAGTTATTAAAAAAAAGAATAGGCAGCAAATGCTGTTTTTTAGTTGAAATTTCATAATGTTTTTTAATTGAAGAGGAAGAGATACTGTCAAATGTACTGTTTTATTACTTTTTAATACATTACGAATCATATCATTGTACTTATATAAAAATATTCCCCTACAGGTTTTAGCTGTAAATTTATAGTGTTTTTTCTTATAATCCGAATCATTTTTGTTTTATAAACAAAGATTTTTGTAAGTATAAGTTAGTTCCTGATTTTAGAGCAGATGATATTTGTAGAACTTATATTTTATACTCGATTACTTTTTTTAACATATTGTTGTAGGCGAGTGTTATTTACTAACTTATATAGCTGATTATTAGCTTAGGAATCGCTATATTCGTAATTGCCACGCTATTGAAAATTTCATTATGAAAAACGTTATCAAATATTTTTCCGCTCTAAGTTTGTACTTTTGTGTTTTGGGATTTTCTGTAGTGGTAAATGCTCAAAAAAAGCAGGTTACAGAACCAGATATTATAAAAGTTGGTATCTACAACAATCCGCCAAAGATCTTCATGAACGAAAAGGGCCAGCCTGACGGATTTTTTGTTGATATTTTGAGAGAAATAGGAAAAACCGAAAACTTAAAATACGAATACCAATTTGATACTTGGGATCATTTATACAAAAAACTGCAAACGGGTCAGATTGATGTTTTGCCAGATGTCGCGTACTCAAGCAAAAGAGACTCCCTTTTTACCCTTAGTAAGTTACCCGTAATATCCTCTTGGTCTGAACTATTCTCTCGAAAAGACGTGCATTTGAATTCTATTATGGATGTTCGGAACTTAAAGGTAGGAGTACTCAAAGGTGCTATTGAGGCCCAGTATATGAGTGAGTTTGTCACTAAAGAATTTGAAATTACATTTACATTAAAAACATATGATACGTTTGCTCAAACAGTAAAAGCATTAAAAAACAAAGAAATTGATGTGCTAGCTGCCGATCGTTTTTTTGCTTTTTCAAATTTACGTGACAAAAATATTGAACCAACGGGTGTGATTATTCGTCCCATTGGACTACATTTTGGGTTTGTAAAAAACAAAAATAAAGCGCTGGTTGATTTGTTTGACAAAAACATTACTGATTTAAAAAATGACAAAAACTCTGTTTACTATACGTCATTGTTTCATTGGCTTGAAAAACAAAAATCGAATGCACTACCTGAATATATAAAATGGTTCATCTTAGGTACCATTGCTGCCCTAGTTTTTGCGCTATTAATTGTTTTTTTATTGCGAAAAAGAGTCAAAGAAAAAAGTGATCAACTATCAGCGGCTAATATAATAGTAGGAGAAAGCGAAGATCAACTAAAAACGATTGCAGGTAATTTGGTTAATGGTATGATTTATCAAATTGTAACAATCGACGATAACGTGCGTAAGTTTAACTACGTAAGTGACGGTGTTTTCAATTTATACGGATGCTCTGCAGAGGAAGTGATGAACGATCCAGGCTTAATTTACAGGAAAATACATCCTGACGATATACCTATAATGCGGGCTGCAGAACTCAAAGCGATCCATACTATGACCAATTATGTGGTTGAAGTTCGCGTGATAAATCCCGATGGTAGTGTAAGGTGGTCATATTCCGTTGCTAAGCCTAGATATATCAATGGCTTACTATGTTGGGATGGGATAGAATATGACATAAGCGAGAGAAAGCAACTTGAAATAGATTTGAAAATTGCCAAAGATAAAGCAGAGGAGTCAGATCGCCTAAAGTCGGCTTTTTTGGCCAATATGAGCCACGAAATCCGTACGCCTATGAACGGAATTTTAGGTTTTGCTGAATTACTGAAAGAACCAACCTTGAAAGAGAAAAAGCAACAAAAGTACGTTGCAATTATTGAGAAAAGCGGTGTTCGAATGCTAAATATTATCAACGATATCATCAATATTTCAAAAATAGAATCGGGGCAAATGGAAGTGTACTTACAAGATTCAAATGTAAATGAGCAACTGGAATACCTACTCACATTTTTCACCCCAGAAGCGGAGAAAAAAGATATTGCCTTGCTCTGTAAAAAAGGTTTGCCTTATGACGATGCTTACATCACTACCGATCGAGAAAAACTCTTCGCTGTCCTTACCAATCTTATCAAAAACGCCATTAATCACACCAAATCTGGTACGATTGAATTTGGGTACAAACAGAAGGAAATGATGCTTGAGTTTTTTGTAAAAGATACTGGTGTGGGTGTGCCTCAAAATAGACAAGAAGCAATTTTTGAACGTTTTATTCAAGCAGATATCGCAAATAAAATGGCCTACCAAGGTGCCGGTTTAGGATTGTCAATCTCTAAAGCCTATGTTGAAATGCTTGGAGGTTCACTTTGGTTATTCTCTGAAGAAGGTAGAGGTAGTACCTTCTTTTTTACTTTGCCTTATGATAAAAAAGAGAGTAAAGAAGCCATGATAACACTTGACTTCGAGCCTCCAATCGCTATCGCTGCAGCTCCATCATTGAAAATATTAATAGCTGAGGATGATACTATTTCTCGAATGTTAATCATGCGAGTAGTAAAAGATTTTAGTCGCGAAATTATCATTGCCAAAACAGGTCTAGAAGCCGTTGAAGCTTGCCAAAAGTATGATGATATCGATTTAATTTTAATGGATGCTCAAATGCCTGAGATGGATGGCTACGAGGCGATGACTGAAATTAGAAAATTTAATACAACCGTAAAAATCATTGCACAGTCTGCCTATGCATTACCTGGAGACAAAGAAAAAGCTATTGAAGCCGGCGCTAATGAATATGTGACAAAACCAATCAAAATCAGAGTACTGAAAGAGATTATTGCGCAATTTTTTAGTAATTAGGCAGTTTTAAAGTTTAAAGCAGATACTATTGTCTTTTTAAGAAACGGTTATTGATTTATCCATCAATCATCATGTCTTTGGGTGTCATACCATCAAAATCTATAGTAACAAAATGGCGCATAGGTTTAGAATCATATGTAACAGACCATTCAGTTTTTTGATTCGAAATATAGCCAATTGAGATTCCGTCCAGTTCAAATTCGGTGTCAAAATTTGCTAGGCCGCTTTCTTCAATAGTATCTTCCAATTCAATTTGTAAAAAAGGAAGGATGATTTCGTCTTTGATGTTTTTGTAATCGGATGTTAGTTTTTTAAAAAAGTCTTTTTGCAGTTGACTAGGTCCTTTATCTTTAGCATCAATTGTAATTCCAATCAAGAATCCTTGAAAAAGAATGTCCCCAGAGTAAAAATTCTTAGTATTATCCTTGAATACATTATAGGTAAGTAGTCCAAATACTTCGTCCTGAAATTTTGGTTGTTTTTTGAAGAAGTCAAATAATCCCATTAGTTTTCAAATTGATTAGTAAAATCAAATATAGGTAATTTTAGTGATTATAGCGATCGCGTGAGGGATGGGAGCGGCATCCTTTTTGGGCAGGCTTTTTTGCCTGACCAAAAAGATATAGCGGACAGCCCGACAGCATTCCTGAAAAAGAGCCAATAAGCGCAAACTGCTTGGCTCTTTTTTGGGGATGGTGGCACGCCCAAATTTTAAATATGACATCAAAAAAAAAGCGGTAAACCTAAATTTACCGCTTTTGTATTCTTAAATCTTGAAATTATTTATTTTCAATCCATTTTCTTGCATTAACAAACGCTTCATGCCAAGGTGAAACCTTGTAGACTAGGCCTAAAGAAAAATTAACAATATTCAAGATGCTCTAAGAAATAACGATTATAAATTGACATTTAATATGAGGTCAGTTTGATTCGTTACCAGATACATAATAGAAGTTATTATAATGATAATCTCAATGATAGTTAACGAATAAAACATGAGAATCCTCCATGAGAATCCCATGATAGAATACTCTTTTTTTGTAGCATTAAAGTAAGTCCAAGCTGGAAATAAAAAGATCAAGAATAGGCAAATAGATTTAAGAATCTGTGCAAAGTCTTTTATTCCTTGAAATATGGATAAGAGTGAAAACAAGTTTACGAATAGACATAAAACTAGAATTCCCAGTAAATTAATTCCTCCAATTATAAAATGTTCAGCTATATTGAGTTTCAATCTTCTGAAAATAAGAATTGCATTTATAGCAATTAACGGAACGAACCCTAGTAAAACTACTTTTACATTAGCCGATAAAAAATTCATGAACTTTAAACCATTGCCTATATTTTCCTTTACTGTTGAGTGGTTAATTTCATGATAATAATGCACCGTAAGAATATTTAATCCGATCAGCATTAAAATGAGATAAAAAACATTATAGTATTTGACTCTTTTACCATTAATGTAATCCAATGCTGCTTGTCCAGGTCTTGTGAAAGTTTCCTTTATTGTTAAGAGAATACCTTTTTCCAAATGCCATACACCGTGTATAATGTCGTGAAACAAAAAGTGTTTTAAAGTAATAGGGTGTGTGTCATTTTTTTGTCCGCAATTTTCACAATAATTCCCAGATACCTTTTGTTCACAGTTTAAACATTGCTTGTTATTCATACGGTAATTTGTTAAGTGTTCTATTCAGTCGTTAAAAGACAGAGTCTACTGTTTTCAATTGATAAAGCTTTCAATTATACTATTTGAAAGCTCTATCAAAGTTGAAATTTAGTAAATTTTATTTATTTTCAATCCATTTTCTAGCATTGACAAATGCTTCATGCCAAGGCGAAACTTCGTCGTTTCTATCTTTTGGATAATTAGCCCAGTTCCATTGAAAAGTCGAACGCTCAATGTGTGGCATCATTACCAAGTGGCGACCTGTGGTGTCACAAAGCATGGCCGTATTGTAGTCTGATCCGTTTGGATTGGCTGGGTAGCTGTCGTAACCATACGTTCCTACGATATTGTAGTTATCTTTGGCTTCTGGTAAGTTGAATTTACCTTCTCCGTGCGATACCCAAACACCCAATGTGCTACCTGCAAGGCTAGACAACATTACCGATTTGTTCTCATTTACTGTAACAGAGGTAAAGATGCTT encodes the following:
- a CDS encoding ATP-binding protein, with protein sequence MKNVIKYFSALSLYFCVLGFSVVVNAQKKQVTEPDIIKVGIYNNPPKIFMNEKGQPDGFFVDILREIGKTENLKYEYQFDTWDHLYKKLQTGQIDVLPDVAYSSKRDSLFTLSKLPVISSWSELFSRKDVHLNSIMDVRNLKVGVLKGAIEAQYMSEFVTKEFEITFTLKTYDTFAQTVKALKNKEIDVLAADRFFAFSNLRDKNIEPTGVIIRPIGLHFGFVKNKNKALVDLFDKNITDLKNDKNSVYYTSLFHWLEKQKSNALPEYIKWFILGTIAALVFALLIVFLLRKRVKEKSDQLSAANIIVGESEDQLKTIAGNLVNGMIYQIVTIDDNVRKFNYVSDGVFNLYGCSAEEVMNDPGLIYRKIHPDDIPIMRAAELKAIHTMTNYVVEVRVINPDGSVRWSYSVAKPRYINGLLCWDGIEYDISERKQLEIDLKIAKDKAEESDRLKSAFLANMSHEIRTPMNGILGFAELLKEPTLKEKKQQKYVAIIEKSGVRMLNIINDIINISKIESGQMEVYLQDSNVNEQLEYLLTFFTPEAEKKDIALLCKKGLPYDDAYITTDREKLFAVLTNLIKNAINHTKSGTIEFGYKQKEMMLEFFVKDTGVGVPQNRQEAIFERFIQADIANKMAYQGAGLGLSISKAYVEMLGGSLWLFSEEGRGSTFFFTLPYDKKESKEAMITLDFEPPIAIAAAPSLKILIAEDDTISRMLIMRVVKDFSREIIIAKTGLEAVEACQKYDDIDLILMDAQMPEMDGYEAMTEIRKFNTTVKIIAQSAYALPGDKEKAIEAGANEYVTKPIKIRVLKEIIAQFFSN
- a CDS encoding DUF3667 domain-containing protein, giving the protein MNNKQCLNCEQKVSGNYCENCGQKNDTHPITLKHFLFHDIIHGVWHLEKGILLTIKETFTRPGQAALDYINGKRVKYYNVFYLILMLIGLNILTVHYYHEINHSTVKENIGNGLKFMNFLSANVKVVLLGFVPLIAINAILIFRRLKLNIAEHFIIGGINLLGILVLCLFVNLFSLLSIFQGIKDFAQILKSICLFLIFLFPAWTYFNATKKEYSIMGFSWRILMFYSLTIIEIIIIITSIMYLVTNQTDLILNVNL
- a CDS encoding toxin-antitoxin system YwqK family antitoxin; the protein is MKFQLKNSICCLFFFLITACYSQEKTAIYYDSDWKVCTKENYTYYRPMPLKEIGDLVFVRDYYKNGNLQMQGYFLKKEQEQKVGDIYWYDENGMDSNSSQYYNISQVPELTYYYPDGKLWKKVNYKNEVKEGATTIYKKDGSVLMSGKFHYKKPVSGNFNNLYRIEHYYGKSLLQEKADGEQTTAVMVYDESLPSKTAVQPQANIYEKLFWSGGQQLAQSKAFKLINDYDNPKLIGQKNYDKSGNSLQSILQQDIDYGYKIKNGNTYEYYTQNNFVVGVKSITPYVERAIQGKIVSFYPNGKMSSIVNYKKGKQDGEALVYNTAGNIENKQVWKNGKPYQGNFVEKFSSQIFIHATYSNGAQVGEVTTKTDKDSIITKGTIKEGKPYQGSFLIEDPEKDRNEIVQINNFIKTGKQIIFNYNFLKPIETHTLINGLRNGESVYYKDGEVVSRIICKNGKFFDGTYHDDEMMVTYENGFIIEETSYERNGMPNKKIVRSYKDNQIQSVSYSEQFILLDVPQQIYTGTYKNGLPFDGFFREDGNEIKTIEYYENGILKHQYSNDYLKNMEKYSFPEYDLKSTFKDGKVFDGMEYKKESKSYISKKWKNGVLQSIDFDVFAMHYFNRISFNFLKESIEITDYQSKGELIIEEKNKILTMRLIGKGQTLFSKTSNNSTIGDELPRNGGRAYILKNNKVVTADFTVDQTEKANIADSEENFEILTNIFYAMIYEDNTLIGFKEAIAQEFMTEYQFYRFVRHDDELQDKRVLATIQTNEKSQPSSGIQVRPTSANKYNLDLFYGGRLYTTLNNVPFEKLEIEVENLYKLLNKKLQEEYNR